The proteins below come from a single Candidatus Omnitrophota bacterium genomic window:
- the mnhG gene encoding monovalent cation/H(+) antiporter subunit G has protein sequence MNNTAGIILIVVGLIFDFFGCLGLIRFPDVYNRLQAATKCITLGTCGILLGLVCFKGLSATGIKALLCLIFIILTAPVSAHALARAAYRSGVKPWAGTVVDEYGKDMDKIG, from the coding sequence ATGAATAATACAGCAGGCATTATATTGATCGTTGTCGGGCTTATATTCGATTTTTTCGGATGCCTGGGGCTGATACGCTTTCCTGATGTCTATAATCGCCTTCAGGCCGCGACCAAGTGTATTACTCTCGGTACGTGCGGTATACTCTTAGGGCTGGTATGCTTTAAAGGGCTTTCCGCCACCGGCATAAAAGCGCTGCTCTGTCTCATATTCATAATACTTACCGCTCCGGTCTCTGCCCATGCGCTTGCGAGAGCGGCATACCGCTCCGGCGTGAAACCCTGGGCGGGTACGGTCGTTGACGAGTACGGTAAGGATATGGATAAAATCGGGTGA